One Dermacentor andersoni chromosome 6, qqDerAnde1_hic_scaffold, whole genome shotgun sequence genomic window carries:
- the LOC129382415 gene encoding arylamine N-acetyltransferase-like produces MTSPALFSPPENLDCGCQNGESFEHPDPELFAASTKRKIDLGGYRMGPLSSKELLLYLDVLKLQSSALRVKDLVTLNTLIEAHVDRIPFQDIDVFVGHQSPLDDDSVFRKVIEQRHGGICMELNNIFGRLLLTLGFKFNIRVARIRWRRPLDTPLTPLGHVLLCVDLGEEGEYFADVGFGGPNPFKALPVEGEAEPYLMRRLDEQGNIEVAIKSTGSGGTSASWRPLYHVFPRPQKWIDIISMQWYITLHPRSLLRHVLMVGRFVNNSWLTLVDGRFCRRSTIGQVEQRHITDVEEVLRLFDNEFALKLNPDMDLDLLRSRIKSVI; encoded by the coding sequence ATGACAAGTCCAGCGCTCTTTTCACCGCCAGAAAACCTCGACTGCGGCTGCCAAAATGGTGAGTCCTTCGAGCATCCAGACCCAGAGCTCTTCGCCGCCTCGACCAAGCGAAAGATAGACTTGGGTGGCTACCGCATGGGACCACTTAGCTCGAAAGAGCTTCTCCTTTATCTTGATGTCCTGAAGCTACAGTCCAGTGCCCTGAGAGTAAAGGACCTGGTCACCTTGAACACTCTCATCGAGGCCCACGTTGACCGGATCCCTTTCCAAGATATAGACGTGTTCGTCGGCCATCAGTCACCGCTGGATGACGACTCGGTGTTCCGCAAGGTGATTGAGCAACGTCATGGTGGCATCTGCATGGAGCTCAATAACATCTTCGGCAGGCTCCTGCTCACACTGGGCTTCAAATTCAACATTCGGGTAGCCAGAATCCGCTGGAGGCGTCCATTGGACACGCCACTCACTCCCCTGGGACACGTGCTTTTATGCGTCGACCTGGGCGAGGAGGGAGAGTACTTCGCCGACGTCGGCTTCGGCGGACCCAACCCGTTCAAAGCGCTGCCTGTAGAAGGCGAGGCGGAGCCTTATCTTATGCGCAGACTCGACGAACAAGGAAACATTGAGGTGGCAATCAAGTCGACGGGAAGCGGGGGCACATCGGCGAGTTGGCGTCCCTTGTACCATGTGTTTCCTCGGCCGCAAAAGTGGATCGACATCATCTCAATGCAATGGTACATCACGCTGCACCCGCGGTCGTTGTTACGTCACGTGCTCATGGTGGGGCGCTTCGTTAACAATTCGTGGCTGACACTGGTGGACGGTCGCTTCTGTCGCCGCTCGACCATCGGGCAAGTGGAGCAGCGTCACATCACGGACGTGGAAGAAGTTCTTCGCCTCTTCGACAACGAGTTTGCTTTAAAGCTGAATCCTGACATGGACCTCGACCTCCTCAGGTCTCGGATTAAGAGCGTTATTTAG
- the LOC129382363 gene encoding uncharacterized protein, whose amino-acid sequence MGRRQVFGFLALCITSMVVCKLGTPPGPMELQREPVDVFKAMEEFPYIVAISDWDNDTIFECLASKQMAINPETHSATYAYFLPLSGKKLVFEITPGDSPGMLTLTSTEDPQPRDGMVYYTDYETCVVANLNLQGEGNLCTLWTRPQLKDNVPQHCIDQFVDVCGIIAPAHSRDLCPDGEGDY is encoded by the exons ATGGGAAGGCGCCAGGTATTCGGTTTCTTAGCTCTCTGTATCACCAGCATGGTCGTTTGCAAGCTGGGTACACCACCAGGCCCCATGGAACTGCAACGAGAGCCAGTAGATGTTTTTAAG GCAATGGAGGAATTTCCCTACATTGTGGCCATCTCAGACTGGGACAACGACACCATATTCGAGTGCTTGGCATCAAAGCAAATGGCCATTAATCCAGAGACTCACTCTGCCACCTACGCCTATTTTTTGCCTTTATCAGG GAAAAAACTTGTGTTCGAGATAACTCCGGGCGATTCTCCTGGTATGCTGACTCTTACTTCGACTGAAG ATCCTCAACCGAGAGATGGCATGGTCTACTACACAGACTACGAGACCTGCGTTGTGGCAAATTTGAATTTGCAAGGAGAAGGAAATC TGTGCACGCTGTGGACACGACCGCAACTGAAGGACAACGTGCCCCAACACTGCATCGATCAGTTCGTCGACGTTTGCGGAATTATCGCTCCTGCTCACAGCAGGGACCTTTGCCCGGACGGAGAAGGCGACTATTAG